Proteins co-encoded in one Paracrocinitomix mangrovi genomic window:
- a CDS encoding M23 family metallopeptidase — protein MKKEKFKYNPETLSYEKVEVTWGERIVKLSLIIGPAVLLGFGFQILFSSIFMSPREKNLSREVDFLNARLDEMNSELTLALEVSKDIAKRDNEIYRVVFNAEPFPDEIRQMGTGGSDEYSDFLGFESSQKVIENTKMINQLQRSLYAQSKSFDEVISLAKEKEDMLASIPAIQPVSNEDLTRIASGFGYRIDPIYKTKKMHTGLDFTADTGTPVYATGNGTVVECEVKRWGYGQSVIIDHGFGYQSRYAHLSEFKCKPGDKVIRGQIIGLVGSTGKSTAPHLHYEVVKNGQKIDPIHFFHSDISPEQYERMIEMASNANQSFD, from the coding sequence ATGAAGAAGGAAAAGTTTAAATACAATCCGGAAACCTTATCGTATGAGAAGGTTGAGGTTACTTGGGGAGAGCGCATAGTCAAATTATCTTTGATTATTGGACCTGCTGTCCTTTTGGGATTTGGATTCCAAATTTTATTTTCCAGCATCTTTATGTCACCACGTGAAAAGAATTTAAGCCGTGAGGTTGATTTCTTAAACGCGCGTTTAGATGAAATGAATTCAGAATTAACATTGGCGTTAGAAGTTTCAAAAGACATTGCCAAAAGAGATAACGAAATTTACCGTGTAGTATTCAACGCAGAGCCTTTCCCGGATGAAATTAGACAAATGGGAACCGGAGGTAGTGATGAATATTCTGACTTTTTAGGATTTGAGTCTTCTCAAAAAGTAATTGAGAACACAAAAATGATCAATCAGTTACAAAGATCATTGTATGCACAATCAAAGTCATTTGATGAAGTAATTAGTTTGGCTAAAGAAAAAGAAGATATGTTGGCTTCCATCCCTGCTATTCAACCGGTTTCAAATGAAGATTTAACTAGAATTGCTTCTGGTTTTGGATATAGAATTGATCCTATTTACAAAACTAAGAAAATGCATACAGGATTAGATTTTACTGCGGATACAGGAACTCCGGTTTATGCTACAGGAAACGGAACTGTAGTGGAATGTGAGGTTAAAAGATGGGGATACGGACAATCTGTAATTATTGATCACGGATTTGGATATCAATCAAGATATGCTCACTTAAGCGAATTTAAATGTAAGCCTGGTGATAAAGTTATCAGAGGTCAAATCATTGGATTAGTTGGAAGTACAGGAAAATCTACAGCTCCACATTTGCACTATGAAGTAGTTAAAAATGGACAAAAGATTGATCCTATTCACTTTTTCCACTCAGACATTTCTCCTGAGCAATATGAGCGTATGATTGAAATGGCATCTAACGCCAATCAGTCATTTGATTAA